A stretch of DNA from Candidatus Pseudomonas phytovorans:
TGCCGGGTGGTGGCCGTGAAGTGGGCGAGGCCATTGGCCGCCACATGGACATCCCGATGGTCAGCTTCACCGGTTCTACCGATACCGGCCGCCTGTTCCTGAAATACGCCGCCGAGTCCAACCTCAAGCGCATCGTGCTGGAGCTGGGTGGCAAGAACCCGGCCGTGGTCATGAACGACTGCGAAGACTTGAACGAAGTGGCCGAGTTCGTCACTGCCGGTGCGTTCTGGAACATGGGTGAAAACTGCTCTGCTTCCTCGCGCCTGATCGTTCACAAAGACGTCAAAGACGAGCTGTTGAGCTTGATCGGCAAGCACCTGAAAGACTGGAAACTGGGCGACCCGCTCGACCCGGAAAACCGCCTGGGCGCCATGGTCAGCAAGTCGCACTTCGAGAAGGTCAAGTCGTACCTGGAATACGCAGCCGAGCAGAAGCTCGACGTCGTCCAGGGTGGCGAGGCCGAACAAGGTGTGTTCATTCAGCCGACTATCGTCGACAACGTTGGCCGCGACAACAAGCTGTTCATCGAAGAGATTTTTGGCCCGGTGCTGAGCGTGACCAGCTTCGAAACCATCGATGAAGCCATCGAGCTGGCCAACGACACCATCTACGGCCTGGCGGCTTCGGCCTACACCGGCAGCCTGCGCAATGCGCTGCGCCTGTCGCGTGAAATCCGCGCGGGCGTGGTCACGGTCAACTGCTTCGGCGAAGGTGATGTCACCACGCCGTTCGGTGGCTACAAAGAGTCTGGCTTTGGTGGGCGCGACAAGTCCATCTGGGCCCATGACCAATACACGGAGCTGAAGACCATCTGGATCAACGCTTCGTGATCTGAGCAAGACCGGTGCTGTTCTGACGGAGTTCGGCACCTGGCCGCCTTGTGTAAGCAGGGCGGCCTTTTAGTTACTTGAATTTCGGCCCGGAGCGGGTGTTCAGCCCTTTGGCCAAACGGTCATACAGCACCACATTCACCGTCGCCGCCAGGTTCATGCAACCCACGGTGGGGATGTAGATGGTCTCTTCGCACCAAGCCCGCACCTCTTCGCTCAACGAGCCATCCTCGGGCCCAAAGATGTAGATGGCCCGATCCGGGTGGGTATATTCCGGTAGCGGCCGCGCCCCTTCCACCAGTTCCACTGCCACCGGGGTACAGCCTAGCGGGATGATGCGCTGCAGATCATCGATGCCGATCAGCGGAATGTCGTAGTGCACGCGCTTGGTGTCGGTGACAAAGTCACGCGCGCGTTCGTAGCGTTTGCCGGTGTAGAACACCGAATTGACGCCATAGCAGCCCGCGGCGCGCATCACCGAGCCGACGTTTTCTGCCGACTTGGGGTTGAACAGGCCGATGCAGCTGTATCGTTTGTTTGCCACGTACCGGGGCCCTTCGCGAAAAAAGCGCGATTATACGGGCTGCCCGGCAGCAGCGGGGGCCGAATCGATGGTCAGTCTTTCTTCAGCATGCCGGCCAGCGCGGCGAACGGGTTGTGCGTGGCCTTGGCGATGCTCGGGGTGCTCAGGGAACCCTCGGTGAAGTACTGCTGGTCGGTGTAGCGCGAGTGCTCGTTGTCGTGGCAATACAGGCACAGCAGCTCCCAGTTGGAGCCGTCCTGCGGGTTGTTGTCGTGGTTGTGGTCACGGTGGTGCACGGTCAGCTCGCTCAGGCGCTTGCCAGCGAATTCGCGGGCACAACGGCCGCAGACGTGCGGGTACATTCTCAGGGCCTTGTCGCGGTAGCCCATTTCCTTGTCACGCTTGGCATCGGCCAGGATGCGGTCGAGGCGCGCGGTGGCGGCGGCGGAAGACGTGGAGCTCATGGTGTTTCCTTTGTTCTGATCAGGCAAATGACGGTTATGTCATTGAGTCTAGCGCGCTTGCAGGGCAGGCGGACAGGCGAAAGCTTTGATTTAGGCGTAGCCTGTAGGGAGGTTCCCGACAGGAGGTTGCAGATGTTTCACGCGATCCTCACCGCGCTGCTGATGGCTGGCCTGCCCATGGCCGAAGCTGCCAGCACGCCACCCCGTCTCACTACACCGGTGCCGGGTGCACCGGGTACGCCCACGCCCACGCCATACCCGCAGATTACCCCCAGCTCGCCGCCCAAGGCCTACGACAGCCAGCCAGGGGCGCCGCTGCTGCCACCGATGCCGTTGCCCGGGCCGCCTAAGGATCAACCATTGCCGGGGTTGCGGCCGGAGCCTGCGAAGCCGGCAGTGGTTGACGATTGAGTACTGGCGGCCTGCACCAATCCTGTGGGAGCGGGCTTGCCCCGCGAACACCGGCGAAGCCGGTGCCATGCACCGCGTAGCCCCATTCGCGGGACAAGCCCGCTCCCACAGAGATCGCGTGGATGCTCGACTCGGGTCTTACGCTACACCCAACTCACCAAACACGAACGCATACTCCAGGGCCACATCCTTCAACCCCTGATACCGCCCGCTCATCCCGCCATGCCCAGCGCCCATCTCGGTCTTGAGCAGCAGCAGGTTGCTGTCGGTCTTGTGCGTACGTAACCGCGCCACCCACTTCGCCGCTTCCCAGTACTGCACGCGGCTGTCGTTGTAGCCCGCCACCACCAGCATCGCCGGGTAGGCCTGGGCTTTCACGTTCTCGTACGGTGCATACGCCTTGATCCGCTCATACACCTCTGGCGCCTCAGGGTTGCCCCATTCGTCGTACTCGGTCACGGTCAGCGGCAGCTCGGGGTCGAGCATGGTGTTGAGCACGTCGACGAACGGCACTTCCGCAATCGCACAGCGGAACAGCTCGGGGCGCAGGTTGAGTACCGCCCCTATCAGCAGGCCGCCGGCGCTGCCGCCGCTGATGGCCAGCCGCTCGGCAGCGGTCACGCCCTCGGCGATCAGGTGCTCGGCGCAGGCGATGAAGTCGCTGAAGGTGTTGGGTTTGTGTTCCTGCTTGCCGGCGCGGTACCAGGCTTCGCCCAGTTCGCCGCCGCCACGCACATGGGCGATGGCAAAACCTACGCCGCGTTCCAGCAGGCTGAGGCGCGCATGCGAGAACCACGGGTCGAGGCTTTCGCCGTAGGCGCCGTAACCGTACAGGTACAGCGGCACGGGTTTGCCCAGGTCCTGGCGACGACGCACCAGGCTGATAGGCACTTGGGTCCCGTCCGCTGCAGTTGCCCACAGGCGCTCGCTCACATAGTCATCGGCATCGAACGCACCTAGTACCGGGGTTTGCTTGAGCACGGCCTGGGCACCGGTGGCCAGCTCCAGCTGGCGCACCTGGGCTGGGCGGTTGAGCGCTTCATAGCGCAGGCGTACGCGCGTGCTGGCGAATTCCAGGCTGTCCTGCACGTACAGGCTGTAGGCGGCGTCGGGGAGCTCCACGCGGTAGGCCGGCAGGCCTTGCGGGCGCACCTCGATGATCGGCAGGCCGCCTTCGCGCAGGCTCAGGGTCAAGGCGCCGGCATTCAGGCTGAGGCCTTCGAGCATGATCGCATCGCGGTGTGCCGCCAGCACCTGCCATTGTTCACGGCTGGGCACGGGAGTGACCGGAGCGTGGTACAGGGCGAAGTTGATACCGTCCTGGTTGGTGCGGATGAACCAGCGCCACTCGCCATCGAGCTGGCCATGGTCGGGGAAGTATTCATGGCCTTCGACACGCGGCGCCAGGCAGGTGAACGGCGCCTGCGGGGTTTCGGCGTCCAGTACCCAGGCCTCGCTGGTGGTCTTGCTGTTCAGCAGCAGCACCAGCTGGCGCTCGGAGCTGGTGCGGTAGCAGTGCAGGAAGAAGCGCCCGTCGGGCTCTTCGAACACGCTCTGCGCAGCGTCGCTGCCCAGGGTGTGGCGGCGCAGGCGCCAAGGCCGGTGGGTATCGTCCAGCTCTGCGAAGAACAGTGTCTGGCTGTCGTTGGCCCAGGTCAGGCTGCCGTCGCAGTCGTCGAAGGGCAAGGCGGTGATGTTGCCAGTGGCCAGGTCCTTGACGTAAAGCGCGTAGATTTCATCGCCGCTGGTGTCGAGGCTGTAGGCCAGCAGGCGGTGGTCAGGGCTGACGTTGAACGCCCCCAGCGACAGGAAGCCGCCATTGGCCAAGGCGTTGGGATCGAGCAGCAGCTGCTCCTGGCTCTCATCGACGATGTTGCTGTCATCGGCCGGGCGCGGGCAACGGTAGTGGCGTGGGTACTCATCGCCAGCGGTGGTGCGGGTGTAGTAGAGGTAAGGGCCCCAGGGAGACGGCAGCGACAGGTCGGTTTCCTGGATGCGGCCCTTGATCTCTTCGAACAACTGCTCGCGCAACGGTGCCTGGTCGGCCAGGCAGGCTTCCTGGTAGGCGTTCTCGGCTTGCAGGTAGGCGAGCACCTCGGGGGTGTCGCGCTGTTGCAGCCAGGCGTACGGGTCGGCAGCATTGTCGGCGTGGGCGATGGGCGGCTGAGGCTTGTTGGGCATTGGTGATCTCTTGGCTAGGGACAGGCAAACACTGTCTGCGCCCGGAAAAGTGTTTATCATAGGCATCTCTTTGCCTGGCTTGCACGAACACCATGACCGAGAACGACTACACCTTCGCCTGGGGCCTGTACGCCGTGGCCGCCTTGGGCTGCCTGCTGGTGGGCTTCAAGCTCACCGGCTGGATGTGGCGCTGGCTGCGCGAACCGCTGCGGGTGGTGCTGGCCGTGCTGCTGCTGACCCCTACCGTGGTCGACCCGGTCAAGGACAGCTTCGCCCCGGCCATCGCCATCACCGCCCTGGATGTCGCCTTCAAGGTCGGCAATAACGCCTGGCGTGCGGTGTCCGACTTTGCTATGTACGGCATGATTGCCTTTGGCCTGTATTTCCTCTTCGTGCTGCTGCGCTGGCCGCTGGAAAAGCGCGCCCTTGAACGCCGTGCGCAAGCCGAGGCCGCCGCCAAGCGCCAGGCGGACGAAGATAACCAGATTGCCGGGCAAGCCCCCTTGGCCGCCGAGCGCGGCGACCGTTACCGCGACGACCCACGCCCTGCCGCCCCGCGCGGCAATGGCCGGGTCGAGCCCCGTCTGTAAGCGCAGGAGACCCGCCTGTGTGCGAACTGCTAGGCATGAGTGCCAACGTCCCCACCGACATCGTTTTCAGCTTCACCGGCCTGATGCAGCGCGGTGGCCGCACCGGCCCGCACCGTGATGGCTGGGGCATCGGCTTCTACGAAGGCCGCGGCCTGCGTCTGTTCCAGGACCCGGCTGCAAGCAGCGAGTCGGAAGTGGCCAACCTGGTGCAGCGCTACCCGATCAAGAGCGAAGTGGTGATCGGCCATATCCGCCAGGCCAACGTCGGCCGGGTGTGCCTGTCCAACACCCACCCGTTCGTGCGGGAGATGTGGGGCCGCAACTGGTGCTTCGCGCACAACGGCCAACTGGGCGATTTCAAGGGGCAGACCAGCTTCTACCGGCCGGTGGGCGACACCGACAGCGAAGCGGCGTTCTGCGACTTGCTCAACCGCATCCGCAGTGCCTTCCCCGAGCCGGTGCCGGTGGAGCAGCTGCTGCCGGTGCTGGTCGAAGCCTGTGCCGGCTACCGTGGCCAGGGCGTGTTCAACTGCATGCTCAGCGATGGCGACTGGCTGTTCTGCTTCTGCTCGACCAAGCTGGTGCACATTACCCGCCGGGCGCCGTTTGGTGCCGCGCGCTTGAAGGATGTCGACCTGATCGTCGATTTTCATACCGAAACCACCCCCAACGACGTGGTCACGGTGATCGCCACCGAGGCCTTGACCGAGAACGAGACCTGGCACCGTTACGAGCCGGGTCAATGGGCCCTGTGGCGGCACGGCGAGTGCGTGGCCCACGGCCAGAGCTAAGGACGCTGCATGTTCAGAAGTTACCTGCGGTTGCTGCTGTTCACCTTCGGCCTGCTGGCCGGTATCCAGGTTCCGGGGCTGGTCAAGGACTATAGCCAGCGGGTCGAGGCGCACCTGTTCGAGTCGCGCGAGGCGCTTGATGGGTTCCGGCAAACGGCCGAGCGCTTTTTCAAGGGCGACTTGCAGGCGCTGCTGCAGCACTACCGCAGCAGCGATGACCCGGTGTTCAACAGTGATGCCAACAGCATCGAAAGCATGATGATCCGCAACGAACTGCTGGAAAACGAATGGCAGGCACTGCAAGGGCCATGGGCCCAGCGTACCTGGCATGTGCTGGTACAGGCTGACCCGCAGTTGCGCGAAGAAACCCTCAACAGCTACAGCTACCAGATACTGCTGGTGCCCGAGGCCATTGGCTGGGGTGTTGGCGCAGGGTTTGTTCTGGCGTTTGTTGTCGAAAGCCTGTTGTTGGGCGTTGGCTGGGTGATCCTGGGTGGGCGTCGCCGTGTTGTGAAAGAGAGCTGGCGATAGACTGAGCGGCCCCGTCAATCTGTGCATCGCGCAAAGGTATGCCTATGACCGACAACAACGGAGACCGCGAGGTGGAACGCCTGCTACTCAATTGCGACATGGGCGAGAGTTTCGGCAGCTGGCGCATGGGCCTGGACGCCGAGGTGATGCCCTATATCGATTGCGCCAACATCGCCTGTGGCTACCATGCTGGCGACCCCGGCATCATGCGCCGCACCGTAGCCCTGGCGCTGGAGCACGGGGTGACCATCGGCGCGCACCCTGCCTACCCGGACCTGGTCGGCTTCGGCCGCCGCTCCATGGCCTGCAGCCCTGAAGAAATCCGCGACTTGCTGCACTACCAGATCGGCGCGCTGGAGGGCATCTGCAAGGTGCTGGGGGGTCGCGTGGCCTATGTGAAACCTCATGGCGCGCTGTACAACGACATGATGGCCGACCCGCTCAAGCTACGCACGGTGCTGGAGGCCGTGGCGGCCTACGACAGCAACCTGCCGCTGATGCTCATGGCCACTGCCGACAACCTTGCTGCCCAGGCGCTGGGCGATGAAGTCGGTGTGCCGCTGTGGTTCGAGGCGTTTGCCGACCGGGCTTACACTGCCAGCGGCCACCTGGTGTCGCGCCGACTGCCTGGCGCGGTGCATCACGACCCGGCTCTGGTGGTGGAGCAGGCCGTGCGCCTGGCCCGTGGCGACACCCTGGTAGCGGACGATGGCAGCGCCCTGCGCCTGCAGGCCAGCACGCTCTGCGTGCATGGCGACAACGACAGTTCGGTAGCCGCGGTGCGGCAGATACGCCAGGCGCTCGACGCGCTGGAGGCACGATGAAGGCCCGTATCGAAGTGGTCGCCATCGACAGCCTGATGGTGCGCCTGTTCGACCGTATCGACGAGGCCAACATGGCATGGATGCTCGCCGCCAGCCAACGCTTGAGCGCTGCGTTTGGCCAGCATCTGCTTGACCTGGTGCCGTCTTACACCACGCTGATGCTGCAGTTCGATCTGCCGCCAGGCGAGGCGAGGGTGCTGATCACCCAGGCGCTGGACGGTTTGCAGCCAGACGCCGGCAGCGGTGGTCGGCGTCATGAGATTCCAGTCTGGTATGACGCCAGCGTCGGCCCGGAGCTGCCCGTTCTGGCGGCCCGCAGCGGCTTGAGTGAAGCCGATGTCATCCGCTTGCACAGCGAGCGCGACTACCCGGTATTCGCTTTGGGCTTCGCCCCCGGTTTCGGCTTTATGGGCCTGGTGGACGAACGCCTGGCCAGCCCGCGCCTGAGCACCCCGCGCAAGCGGGTGGCGGCGGGTAGCGTGGGCATCGCTGAGCGCCAGACGGCAGCTTATCCGGCGGTATCGCCGGGTGGCTGGAACTTGATCGGGCGCACGCCGGTGCGTTTGTTCGACCGCGAACGTGACGGCTACAGCCTGTTGCAACCTGGCGACCGGGTGCGCTTCGTGGCGGTTTCGCGCAGCGAATTCCTGGCCCTGGGCGGTGATGCGGAGGCGCAAGGATGAAGCAATTGAAGATCGAGGCCAGTACGCCGCTGTGCCAGTTACAGGATGCTGGCCGCTTTGGCGTGCGTCACCTGGGCGTGACCCAGGGCGGGGCACTGGACTGGTTGGCAATGCACTGGGCCAACTGGCTGCTGGGCAACCCGTTGGGGGCGCCGGTGGTCGAGGTGGCGCTGGGTGGCTTTACCGTGGTGGCCGAGCAGGATTGTGTGCTTGCGCTGGCGGGTGCCGACCTGGATGCGCGGATTGATGATAAGCCGATGGCGCCTTGGCGCAGCTTTGCCTTGGGTAAAGGGCAGCGGTTCACCCTGAAACAGCAAAGGCAGGGTGTGCGGGCCTATCTGGCAGCAGCCGGCGGGTTCCAGGCCGAAGATGTGCTGGGCAGTAGTGCCACGGTCGTTCGCGAAGCGCTGGGCGGGATCGATGGCCGTGGCGCTGCGCTTGCCAAGGGCCAGCTACTGGCTTTCGCGGGTGCAGCACTCAGTTTGCGTGAGGTGCCGGAAACGTTGCGGCCTACGTACGCACAAAAGCCCGTTCTCGACCTGGTGATGGGCGCGCAGATTGGTGATTTCAGCGGTCTCAGCCTGTTTGAAGCATTCAACAGTGACTGGACGCTGGATAGCCGGGCCGACCGCATGGGCATCCGCTTGCTGGGGCCGCAGTTGGTTTACCAAGGCGCGCCGATGATTTCTGAAGGGATACCACTGGGGGCGGTGCAGGTGCCACCGGACGGGCAGCCGATTGTGTTGCTCAATGACCGGCAGACCATTGGCGGGTATCCGCGGCTGGGGGCGTTGACACCGCTGGCGCTGGCGCAACTGGCGCAGTGCATGCCGGGGGCAGCGGTGCGGTTCAGGGCGGTGGTGCAGGATGAGGCCTGGCGGGAGCAGCAGCTTTACCTGGGCCGTTGGGTGTAAGGCCGCTGGCCCTTTCGCGGGCTCGCCCGCTCCCACAGGTACACCACAAACTTCAAGGACTGTGGGGTACCTGTGGGAGCGGGCGAGCCCGCGAAGAGGCCAGCACAGGCAACATCACTTGGACAGGTAGCGCATGCCTTCCTCCAACCCCTGCAAGGTCAGCGGATACATCTTGTCCTCGATCAAATCCCGCACCAAATGGGTCGACGCGGTGTAGTCCCAGGCCTGCTTGGGGTACGGGTTGATCCAGATGATCTTCCTGAATTTCTCCATGAAGCGCTGTATCCACACATACCCGGCCTCTTCGTTCCAGTGCTCCACGCTGCCACCCGGCTGGGTGATTTCGTAGGGCGCCATGGCCGCATCGCCGACGAAGATCACCTTGTAGTCGTCGCCGTACTTGTGCAGCAAATCGAACGTGGAGTAGCGCTCAGACGTGCGCCGCAGGTTGTTCTTCCACACCGACTCGTAGACGCAATTGTGGAAGTAGTAGTACTCCAGGTGCTTGAATTCGGTTTTGCAGGCCGAGAACAGCTCCTCGCAGACCTTTACGTGGGCGTCCATCGAGCCGCCGATGTCGAACAGCAACAGCAGTTTCACCGTGTTGCGCCGCTCGGGGCGCATCTGGATATTCAGCAAGCCGGCGTCGCGCGCGGTGTGGTCGATGGTGCCGTCGATATCCAGCTCTTCGGCGGCGCCTTCACGGGCGAACTTGCGCAGCCGGCGCAGGGCCAGCTTGATGTTGCGCGTGCCCAGTTCCACCTGGTCGTCGAGGTTCTTGTACTCGCGCTGGTCCCACACCTTCACCGCCTTGCCCTGGCGCTTGCCAGCCTCGCCCACGCGGATGCCTTCGGGGTTGAACCCACCCGAGCCGAACGGGCTGGTACCGCCGGTGCCAATCCACTTGTTGCCGCCGGCGTGGCGTTCTTTCTGCTCTTCAAGGCGCTGCTTGAATGCCTCGATCAGCTTGTCCAGGCCACCCAGGGACTGGATCTGCGCACGTTCTTCATCCGTGAGCGAGCGCTCGAACTCCTTGCGCAGCCAGTCTTCGGGGATCAGCGCCTCGATGTGCCGGTCGAGGTTTTCCAGGCCCTTGAAGTAGGCGGCGAAGGCCCGGTCGAACTTGTCGAAATGGCGTTCGTCCTTCACCAGGATGGCGCGGGCCAGGTAGTAGAATTCGTCCATGTCGGCGAACACCACATGCTTTTGCAGGGCCTGGTGCAGGTCCAGCAACTCACGAACCGACACCGGCACCTTGGCCGCGCGCATTTCATTGAACAGGTTGAGCAGCATGGCCGGCTCCTGTCAGCGGTTGCCGCGCCGGCTCATGAAGGCCAGGCGCTCCAGCAGCTGCACGTCTTGCTCGTTCTTCACCAGCGCGCCGGCCAGCGGCGGGATGGCCTTGGTCGGGTCGCGTTCACGGAGCACGGCTTCACCAATGTTGTCGGCCATCAGCAGCTTGAGCCAGTCGACCAGCTCGGAGGTGGAGGGCTTTTTCTTCAGGCCCGGCACCTTGCGCACGTCGAAGAACACATCCAGCGCCTCGCTGACCAGCGACTGGCTGATGTTCGGGTAATGCACGTCGACAATCTGCTGCAGCGTGCTGCGGTCGGGGAAGGCGATGTAGTGGAAGAAGCAGCGGCGCAGGAAGGCGTCCGGCAGCTCTTTTTCGTTGTTGGAGGTAATGATGATGATCGGGCGTTGTTTGGCCTTGATGGTCTCGTCGATTTCGTAGACGTAGAACTCCATCTTGTCCAACTCTTGCAACAGGTCGTTGGGGAACTCGATATCGGCCTTGTCGATTTCGTCGATCAGCAGGATGACCCGCTCGTCCGCCTCGAAGGCTTCCCAGAGCTTGCCCTTCTTCAAGTAGTTGCGTATGTCGTGAACTTTCTCAGTGCCCAGTTGCGAGTCGCGCAGGCGGCTGACCGCGTCGTACTCGTACAAACCCTGGTGGGCCTTGGTGGTCGACTTGATGTGCCAGGTGATCAGGCGCGCACCGAACGAGGCCGCCAGTTGCTCGGCGAGCATGGTCTTGCCAGTGCCGGGCTCGCCCTTGACCAGCAGCGGGCGTTCGAGGGTGATGGCCGCGTTTACCGCCAGTTTCAGGTCGTCTGTGGCGACGTAGTCGCGGGTGCCTTCGAACTTCATGGGTCTGTCCTCTGCTGTATGCCTGTCAGGGCCTCTTCGCGGGCACGCCCGCTCCCACAGGTATTGCACACATCTCTGGATCTGTGGGTTACCTGTGGGAGCGGGCGTGCCCGCGAAAGGCCCAACACCTGTATTCGATTCTGTACCGACTATAACGCGGGGTTGAGTGGCTGCAAACGCAGACCGGGCATTCAGTCCATGAATGCCGCGTCACGCGGTCTCAGTCGGAATCCGGCGTTCCTCGTTCATACCGCGCATTGAACGCCTGGATAAACCCGTTGCGCAGGATCTGCAAGAGCGCCTCGAAGGCGCTGATATCCTGCTTGCGCACACTGCCACTGAGTTCCACACGGGTGGCGAACTGGTTTTTTGGCTGGTTCTTCAGCACCGTCTCGGTAGCCCCTACGACTGCCTCCCATACCGAACGGAAGAAACCCTTGTCCTTTTCCTTTACGTCCTGCTGCCAGTCGAAGACATCCACATCACGCAGCAGCGGTTTTATGTACCCATTCAGCCGGCCGTTTTCCGCCTGCGCTTCGATAACCACATCCCCGTGCCCGGCGTTGAAGTCGAACTTGCCATAGGCGCTGGCGAAATCGTTCAGTTTGCGCAGCTCGATGCCGGTGGCACGAAGCCTGAATTCGAAGTCATCGAAATCACTGAACGGGTCGAAGGTGGCGCGGCTTTCTACCTTCGCATCGCCTGCGATCAGTGCAGTACCTTCGAAGCTGGCGTCGCGACGGCCTTTCTTGTCGCGAACGTTGGTCAGGTTGCGGATGCTGGCGTTCAGCCGGGTGGCCTTGAGGTCGACCGGTGGTTTGGAGTTGAAGTTGCGGAAGGTCAGCACGCCGTTGTCGATACGCACTTCGTTGAGGGTGATGGGCAGCAGCTTTTCCAATTGTTGGCGCCAGTCGGTGCCCCGGCCTGTCTGCGATGCCTGTTTGCTGCCACCGTCGACGAAATTAAGCTGCGGGCGCACGAATGCCACCTCGGCCACCACGGCCCTGTCGGACCACAGCGAATGCCAGCTTACCGAAAGGTCGATCAGCGGTGCGTCGAGAAACGGTACTGGCACCTTGCCGCTGGTCTTGACGATCTTCAGCCCGTTGATCTGGTACGCGCCGCGCCACCAGGCCAGGTCCACGTCGGCCACCTGGCCACGATAATCGCCCATGTCGGCCAGTTTGTCGTTCAGGTAGTCGCGTACCAGGTAGGGCAGGGCGAGGTGCAGGGCTACCAGCAGCACGATCAGGCTGCCCAGGCCGATCAGCGGCCAACGGTAACGGGCTCTCATCGGGGCGTCTCCAAGGCGGGATGTGCGGTTGACCGCAACGCGCCCAGCCGAGTTCGAACAGGCTTTACGGGCCACCGGCCGGGGCTTACCCTTGAGGTCTTTCCCTGCTGTTTATCATGCCAAGGACCCCTGCCATGAGCCGTATCTTTGCAGACAACGCCCATTCCATCGGTAACACGCCGCTGGTGCAGATCAACCGCATCGCCCCGCGTGGCGTCACCATCCTGGCCAAGATCGAAGGGCGCAACCCGGGCTACTCGGTCAAATGCCGCATTGGCGCGAACATGGTCTGGGACGCAGAAAGCAGCGGCAAACTCAAGCCTGGCATGACCATTGTCGAGCCGACCTCGGGCAACACCGGTATCGGCCTGGCCTTCGTCGCCGCCGCCCGTGGCTACAAGCTGATGCTGACCATGCCCGCCTCCATGAGCCTGGAGCGGCGCAAGGTGTTGAAGGCACTGGGCGCCGAACTGGTGCTGACCGAACCGGCCAAAGGCATGAAGGGCGCCATCGAGAAGGCCAACGAAATTGTCGCTTCCGACCCGGCCCAGTACTTCCTGCCGGGCCAGTTCGAAAACCCGGCCAACCCGGCCATCCACGAAAAAACCACCGGGCCGGAAATCTGGAACGACACTGACGGCGCAGTCGATGTGCTGGTGGCGGGCGTGGGCACCGGCGGCACCATCACCGGGGTGTCGCGCTACATCAAGCACACCCAGGGCAAGGCAATTTTGTCGGTGGCTGTGGAGCCCGTGGCATCGCCGCTGATCACCCAGACCCTGGCCGGCGAGGAGCTCAAGCCCAGCCCGCACAAGATTCAAGGCATCGGCGCCGGCTTCGTGCCGAAAAACCTCGACCTGTCGATTGTCGACCAAGTAGAAACGGTGACCGACGAAGAGTCCAAGGCCATGGCCATTCGCCTGATGCAGGAAGAGGGCATCCTTTGCGGTATTTCGTGTGGTGCGGCAATGGCCGCCGCGGTGCGCCTGGCCGAAAAACCCGAAATGCAGGGTAAGACCATCGTCGTAATTTTGCCCGATTCGGGCGAGCGCTATCTGTCG
This window harbors:
- the pxpB gene encoding 5-oxoprolinase subunit PxpB, yielding MKARIEVVAIDSLMVRLFDRIDEANMAWMLAASQRLSAAFGQHLLDLVPSYTTLMLQFDLPPGEARVLITQALDGLQPDAGSGGRRHEIPVWYDASVGPELPVLAARSGLSEADVIRLHSERDYPVFALGFAPGFGFMGLVDERLASPRLSTPRKRVAAGSVGIAERQTAAYPAVSPGGWNLIGRTPVRLFDRERDGYSLLQPGDRVRFVAVSRSEFLALGGDAEAQG
- a CDS encoding biotin-dependent carboxyltransferase family protein, which encodes MKQLKIEASTPLCQLQDAGRFGVRHLGVTQGGALDWLAMHWANWLLGNPLGAPVVEVALGGFTVVAEQDCVLALAGADLDARIDDKPMAPWRSFALGKGQRFTLKQQRQGVRAYLAAAGGFQAEDVLGSSATVVREALGGIDGRGAALAKGQLLAFAGAALSLREVPETLRPTYAQKPVLDLVMGAQIGDFSGLSLFEAFNSDWTLDSRADRMGIRLLGPQLVYQGAPMISEGIPLGAVQVPPDGQPIVLLNDRQTIGGYPRLGALTPLALAQLAQCMPGAAVRFRAVVQDEAWREQQLYLGRWV
- a CDS encoding VWA domain-containing protein encodes the protein MLLNLFNEMRAAKVPVSVRELLDLHQALQKHVVFADMDEFYYLARAILVKDERHFDKFDRAFAAYFKGLENLDRHIEALIPEDWLRKEFERSLTDEERAQIQSLGGLDKLIEAFKQRLEEQKERHAGGNKWIGTGGTSPFGSGGFNPEGIRVGEAGKRQGKAVKVWDQREYKNLDDQVELGTRNIKLALRRLRKFAREGAAEELDIDGTIDHTARDAGLLNIQMRPERRNTVKLLLLFDIGGSMDAHVKVCEELFSACKTEFKHLEYYYFHNCVYESVWKNNLRRTSERYSTFDLLHKYGDDYKVIFVGDAAMAPYEITQPGGSVEHWNEEAGYVWIQRFMEKFRKIIWINPYPKQAWDYTASTHLVRDLIEDKMYPLTLQGLEEGMRYLSK
- a CDS encoding MoxR family ATPase, whose protein sequence is MKFEGTRDYVATDDLKLAVNAAITLERPLLVKGEPGTGKTMLAEQLAASFGARLITWHIKSTTKAHQGLYEYDAVSRLRDSQLGTEKVHDIRNYLKKGKLWEAFEADERVILLIDEIDKADIEFPNDLLQELDKMEFYVYEIDETIKAKQRPIIIITSNNEKELPDAFLRRCFFHYIAFPDRSTLQQIVDVHYPNISQSLVSEALDVFFDVRKVPGLKKKPSTSELVDWLKLLMADNIGEAVLRERDPTKAIPPLAGALVKNEQDVQLLERLAFMSRRGNR
- a CDS encoding DUF748 domain-containing protein; the protein is MRARYRWPLIGLGSLIVLLVALHLALPYLVRDYLNDKLADMGDYRGQVADVDLAWWRGAYQINGLKIVKTSGKVPVPFLDAPLIDLSVSWHSLWSDRAVVAEVAFVRPQLNFVDGGSKQASQTGRGTDWRQQLEKLLPITLNEVRIDNGVLTFRNFNSKPPVDLKATRLNASIRNLTNVRDKKGRRDASFEGTALIAGDAKVESRATFDPFSDFDDFEFRLRATGIELRKLNDFASAYGKFDFNAGHGDVVIEAQAENGRLNGYIKPLLRDVDVFDWQQDVKEKDKGFFRSVWEAVVGATETVLKNQPKNQFATRVELSGSVRKQDISAFEALLQILRNGFIQAFNARYERGTPDSD
- the cysK gene encoding cysteine synthase A, which codes for MSRIFADNAHSIGNTPLVQINRIAPRGVTILAKIEGRNPGYSVKCRIGANMVWDAESSGKLKPGMTIVEPTSGNTGIGLAFVAAARGYKLMLTMPASMSLERRKVLKALGAELVLTEPAKGMKGAIEKANEIVASDPAQYFLPGQFENPANPAIHEKTTGPEIWNDTDGAVDVLVAGVGTGGTITGVSRYIKHTQGKAILSVAVEPVASPLITQTLAGEELKPSPHKIQGIGAGFVPKNLDLSIVDQVETVTDEESKAMAIRLMQEEGILCGISCGAAMAAAVRLAEKPEMQGKTIVVILPDSGERYLSSMLFSDLFSEQENQQ